A genomic window from Sulfurimonas paralvinellae includes:
- a CDS encoding OmpA/MotB family protein — MGKQKCPECEECLPAWLAAFGDLMSLLLCFFVLLLSMSSMDAKKVSEAIGSLSGAMSVLEGGTKTEISKQRIQESTPIESQDETSEAVNRIQQAAADANEMMEKSQGPEVTVDEAESGFVIKLPAALLFKPGSATIENQDALLFLKRVALIVGELPNDMQVSVQGHTDDRGPGPSSPFKDNWELSAARAISVLHELILDGVQPNRMSAAGFAQYQPIATNATPTGREKNRRVELHFFGKKSEENNKETSSVLDKVNK, encoded by the coding sequence ATGGGAAAGCAAAAGTGTCCTGAGTGTGAAGAGTGTCTTCCTGCGTGGTTAGCCGCGTTTGGAGACTTGATGTCTCTTCTCTTATGTTTTTTCGTTCTTCTTCTTTCCATGTCCAGTATGGATGCAAAAAAAGTCAGTGAAGCAATCGGTTCACTGTCGGGTGCTATGAGTGTTTTAGAAGGCGGAACAAAAACAGAAATTTCCAAACAGCGTATTCAAGAATCAACACCGATAGAATCACAAGATGAGACTTCAGAGGCTGTCAATAGAATTCAGCAGGCAGCAGCCGATGCCAATGAGATGATGGAAAAATCACAAGGCCCGGAAGTGACTGTTGATGAGGCAGAAAGCGGATTTGTCATCAAACTGCCGGCTGCACTTCTTTTTAAGCCTGGCAGCGCAACGATTGAAAATCAGGATGCTCTGTTATTTTTAAAAAGGGTTGCTCTTATTGTCGGTGAACTACCAAATGATATGCAGGTGAGTGTGCAAGGACATACTGATGACAGAGGGCCTGGTCCTTCATCACCATTTAAAGATAACTGGGAACTCTCTGCTGCACGTGCAATTTCCGTACTGCATGAACTTATCTTGGACGGTGTACAGCCAAATCGAATGTCAGCGGCAGGTTTTGCACAGTATCAACCCATAGCGACCAATGCAACTCCTACAGGCAGAGAAAAAAATCGACGTGTGGAACTTCATTTCTTTGGTAAAAAAAGTGAAGAGAACAATAAAGAGACAAGCTCTGTCTTGGATAAGGTAAATAAATAG
- the fliP gene encoding flagellar type III secretion system pore protein FliP (The bacterial flagellar biogenesis protein FliP forms a type III secretion system (T3SS)-type pore required for flagellar assembly.), which yields MRIILTLLALALTAYGADSVTIPTVNLNLSAPDTPQQLVSSLNVVVILTLLVLAPSMVLVMTTFTRFVIVFGFLRQALGTQQVPPTQLLVMLAMILTFFVMEPIGTKAYEQGIKPYVAEQIGYEEAFTKTALPFKNFMIRNTREKDLALFLRIRKMENPKSVADVPLSIVIPAFIISEMKTAFEIGFLLFLPFLVIDMVVASILMSMGMMMLPPVMISLPFKILVFVLIDGWNLLIGNLIASVK from the coding sequence ATTAGAATCATTCTGACTCTTTTAGCGTTAGCTTTGACCGCTTATGGTGCTGACAGTGTCACTATTCCGACGGTAAACCTTAACCTTTCAGCTCCAGATACGCCGCAACAGCTCGTTTCTTCTTTAAATGTAGTTGTTATTCTTACACTTCTTGTTCTGGCTCCTTCTATGGTTTTGGTGATGACAACATTTACCCGTTTTGTCATTGTCTTTGGCTTTTTACGTCAGGCACTGGGAACACAACAGGTCCCACCGACACAACTGCTTGTGATGCTTGCGATGATACTTACATTTTTTGTAATGGAGCCAATCGGAACCAAAGCGTATGAGCAGGGAATAAAACCTTATGTTGCCGAACAAATAGGTTATGAAGAGGCTTTTACAAAAACAGCTCTGCCTTTTAAGAATTTTATGATACGAAATACAAGAGAGAAAGACCTTGCACTTTTTTTACGTATAAGAAAGATGGAAAATCCAAAAAGTGTTGCCGATGTGCCGCTCTCTATTGTTATTCCCGCTTTTATTATCAGTGAGATGAAGACAGCCTTTGAGATAGGTTTTTTACTCTTTTTACCGTTTTTGGTCATTGATATGGTCGTAGCTTCCATTTTGATGTCTATGGGTATGATGATGCTGCCGCCTGTTATGATTTCTTTGCCGTTTAAGATACTTGTTTTTGTTCTGATAGACGGATGGAATCTTCTTATAGGCAACTTGATCGCTTCTGTGAAGTAA
- the trmA gene encoding tRNA (uridine(54)-C5)-methyltransferase TrmA, translating to MECNYFGQCGACRVYEDGYEGQLQQKLAVNKERFSPYYTKEIEVFRSPDEHYRARAEFKIWHEGESIHYAMNHIEGKGVVFVDECPQVNEHIAALMPKLLKKIQEDFLGFKLFGADFLSSSSGEIAVSLLYHRKLEDDWEVKAKKIAKELGIYIIGRSRKQKVVIGQDFITESLTIDDKIYKFNYIENSFTQPNPRVNEQMIAWAMDVFGEAKGDLLELYCGAGNFTIPFATMFDKVLATEISKSSINAAKSNMTLNDVHNIEFIRMSVEEFTQALKGVREFRRMNHINMDDYNIKSIFVDPPRSGMDEFSCDFTAQYDTIVYISCNPETLYRDLEILCKSHEVAEMALFDQFPYTHHVEMGVKLTRKGS from the coding sequence TTGGAATGTAACTATTTTGGTCAATGTGGTGCATGCAGGGTCTATGAAGATGGCTATGAAGGGCAGCTGCAGCAAAAATTGGCAGTTAACAAAGAACGTTTTTCCCCTTACTATACAAAAGAGATAGAAGTTTTCAGATCTCCTGATGAACACTACAGGGCACGTGCGGAGTTTAAGATATGGCACGAGGGTGAGAGCATTCATTATGCAATGAATCATATCGAGGGCAAAGGTGTCGTGTTTGTAGATGAGTGTCCACAGGTAAATGAGCATATTGCAGCATTGATGCCAAAACTGCTGAAAAAAATTCAAGAAGATTTTCTTGGTTTTAAACTTTTTGGTGCAGATTTTTTAAGTTCAAGCAGCGGTGAAATTGCTGTTTCTCTGCTCTATCATAGAAAACTTGAGGATGATTGGGAAGTCAAGGCAAAAAAGATAGCCAAGGAACTCGGCATTTACATTATAGGCCGCTCACGCAAGCAAAAAGTTGTGATTGGACAGGATTTTATCACGGAATCATTGACCATAGATGATAAAATATATAAATTTAACTACATAGAAAACAGCTTTACACAGCCAAATCCGCGTGTCAATGAGCAGATGATTGCATGGGCGATGGATGTCTTTGGTGAAGCAAAAGGTGATCTGTTGGAGCTTTACTGCGGCGCAGGAAACTTTACCATTCCATTTGCGACAATGTTCGATAAAGTTCTCGCAACGGAGATCTCAAAATCTTCCATCAATGCTGCAAAATCAAATATGACCTTAAATGATGTGCATAATATTGAATTTATCCGCATGAGTGTAGAGGAGTTTACGCAGGCACTCAAAGGTGTACGTGAATTTCGTAGAATGAATCACATAAATATGGATGATTATAATATCAAGTCAATTTTTGTCGATCCTCCACGCAGTGGTATGGATGAATTCTCTTGTGATTTCACTGCACAGTATGATACTATCGTCTATATCTCCTGTAATCCTGAAACACTCTATCGTGATTTGGAAATATTATGTAAATCTCATGAAGTTGCAGAGATGGCACTTTTTGATCAATTTCCATATACACATCATGTTGAGATGGGTGTAAAACTTACACGAAAAGGTTCCTAA
- a CDS encoding COG3400 family protein, producing MKKILIISDGAIGEHFIQRVTETYTSENIYYVVELKAKEFPEANPARFKFYEFDPTSFSKLSNLLKMEFIQIIIAMDNKSDVENTIKNIRIVKKQLRIIVLNQWDMQNEDANVVLVNANEILASRMLDYLPNVPVIAQNVGLGEGEIMEVLVPFGSSFVYRHIGVIEQKNWRIVAIYRNRQLLMPSRRRMIQPNDLLLLVGEPAVLKSVYRAIKRELGQFPEPYGANILLYIDMDIVPHDTISELVRRAVYVHTKFKHDLVIKIVNPSNIDLLEHIKEYRDLDIVVDIDYGSISLKETFFNDIKSYHVGLVIVSSEMFADYYVRRALYEVHVPVLKLSQKSFSNVKDAVLVLSDNRDLEKISATIFDISEQMNFNLELYNYVHEHQEEKEQVIEHYYNLSTIFSKSIKVIKENENPIRALKQKDNFIQILPFTSKLTTRRLYALFSTDSEKLYFKLDDYHQIFIPVQI from the coding sequence ATGAAAAAAATATTGATAATCAGTGATGGTGCCATCGGTGAACACTTTATACAAAGGGTTACAGAGACATATACAAGTGAAAACATTTACTATGTCGTTGAGTTAAAAGCTAAAGAATTTCCCGAGGCAAACCCAGCACGATTCAAATTTTATGAATTTGACCCTACAAGTTTTTCAAAACTTTCCAATCTCCTAAAAATGGAATTTATCCAGATTATTATTGCTATGGATAACAAGTCGGATGTTGAGAATACCATTAAAAATATTAGGATCGTAAAAAAGCAGCTGCGTATCATAGTACTAAATCAATGGGATATGCAAAATGAAGATGCCAATGTCGTTTTAGTCAATGCAAACGAAATATTGGCATCGAGAATGCTTGATTATTTACCGAATGTTCCTGTTATTGCGCAAAATGTCGGTCTTGGAGAAGGCGAGATAATGGAAGTTCTCGTACCTTTTGGAAGTTCCTTCGTCTACCGTCATATTGGTGTAATTGAGCAGAAAAATTGGCGAATAGTTGCCATATATAGAAATCGTCAGCTACTTATGCCCTCACGCAGACGGATGATACAACCCAATGATCTCCTTCTTTTAGTCGGTGAGCCGGCAGTTTTAAAATCTGTATATCGTGCGATTAAGCGTGAACTTGGGCAGTTTCCTGAACCATATGGCGCCAATATTTTACTTTATATAGATATGGATATAGTACCGCATGATACTATAAGTGAGTTAGTTCGTCGTGCTGTTTATGTCCACACAAAGTTTAAACATGATCTCGTCATAAAAATTGTCAATCCATCCAATATTGATCTTTTGGAACATATAAAAGAGTACAGGGATCTTGATATAGTTGTAGATATTGATTACGGCAGTATAAGTCTCAAAGAGACCTTCTTTAATGATATAAAATCTTATCATGTAGGACTTGTAATTGTCTCTAGCGAAATGTTTGCAGACTATTATGTTCGGCGTGCTCTTTATGAAGTCCATGTACCTGTACTCAAACTTTCTCAGAAAAGCTTTTCAAATGTAAAAGATGCGGTGCTTGTTCTCTCAGACAACAGAGACTTGGAAAAGATTTCGGCAACTATCTTCGATATTTCCGAACAGATGAACTTCAACCTTGAACTTTATAATTATGTTCATGAACATCAGGAAGAAAAAGAGCAGGTGATTGAACACTATTATAATCTTTCGACGATCTTTTCTAAGTCCATTAAGGTCATCAAAGAGAATGAAAATCCTATTCGTGCATTAAAGCAAAAAGATAATTTTATTCAGATACTTCCCTTTACGTCAAAATTGACAACACGGCGTTTATATGCACTATTCTCAACAGATAGTGAAAAACTCTATTTTAAACTTGATGATTATCATCAGATTTTCATCCCGGTACAGATCTGA
- the aroB gene encoding 3-dehydroquinate synthase, whose translation MQVNIPLKQVVDNSYDITIDTLPKLSYDTKVAIVTNPKVSGLHLGYLLSKISAKELYIITVPDGEAYKNQASIDLILESLFNHRFNRKSLLIAFGGGVIGDMTGYASSIYQRGIDFVQIPTTLLSQVDASVGGKTGINNSYGKNLIGAFHQPRTVYIDPHFLTTLPSREFGAGVAEVVKMAVTFNADFFNYLESADLNDKKSLQEAIKQAVQTKAGVVAKDEKEHGLRAALNYGHTFGHVIENETGYKKYLHGEAVAIGMVMANALAVKLGLMKENEADRVKDLLKKYDLPTSYTIENVESFYDAFFLDKKSSDATITFILPVGIGDVKITDSVAKETVISVLEGFSR comes from the coding sequence ATGCAGGTAAATATTCCCCTTAAACAAGTTGTAGATAACTCATATGACATAACAATAGATACGCTTCCCAAACTTAGCTATGATACAAAAGTGGCTATTGTTACCAACCCAAAAGTCTCAGGACTGCATCTAGGCTATCTTTTGTCAAAGATCTCTGCAAAAGAGCTTTATATTATTACTGTTCCCGATGGAGAGGCTTATAAGAACCAAGCATCGATCGATCTTATCTTAGAATCACTTTTCAATCACCGTTTTAATCGAAAATCACTTCTTATTGCTTTTGGCGGCGGTGTTATCGGTGATATGACAGGGTATGCTTCAAGTATCTATCAGCGTGGGATTGACTTTGTTCAGATTCCGACAACACTGCTTTCTCAGGTAGATGCAAGTGTCGGGGGTAAGACAGGTATCAACAACAGTTACGGAAAAAACCTCATTGGTGCTTTTCACCAACCACGTACTGTCTATATCGATCCTCATTTTTTAACGACTTTACCTTCTCGAGAATTTGGAGCGGGTGTCGCTGAAGTCGTCAAAATGGCAGTAACATTCAATGCAGACTTTTTTAATTATCTTGAAAGTGCCGATCTTAACGATAAAAAATCATTGCAAGAAGCTATCAAACAGGCAGTTCAGACTAAAGCCGGTGTCGTTGCAAAAGATGAAAAAGAACATGGGCTAAGAGCTGCACTCAATTACGGGCATACATTTGGACATGTTATAGAAAATGAGACGGGATATAAAAAATATTTACACGGTGAGGCAGTTGCTATCGGTATGGTAATGGCGAATGCACTTGCTGTTAAGCTTGGGCTTATGAAAGAGAATGAAGCCGATCGAGTAAAAGATCTTTTAAAAAAATATGATCTTCCGACATCCTATACAATAGAAAATGTAGAAAGCTTTTATGATGCATTCTTCTTGGATAAAAAGAGTTCTGATGCAACGATAACATTCATTTTGCCTGTTGGCATAGGTGATGTGAAAATAACAGACAGTGTGGCAAAAGAGACAGTGATTTCTGTTCTAGAAGGGTTTAGCCGATAA
- a CDS encoding mechanosensitive ion channel domain-containing protein — protein sequence MMQIIKGIFFIFILAVQLWASADTIATDNNVTDAKQQAEKQRIIQSQISDYMTELNRLESQISDENVWIKSYASYLTSLDVKSNLDKIKKRIKWLSKHAKTSSDIDELNGLISKENILTSQVDQLKGKSSAPFSNLITPPKLDKIPNISNPFEIFTGLSLIKTIDANYEDYKRKKENLNELIILLRKEIGIYKNLYKIDQKKYKDILEKKQTELERFERALDTMNVTLNVYQKRLEIAKININKGIEKQVYRLVKIGIAILVVFFIFFLLKLVVKKYITDNERFYMANKIITFTNFTIIILILFFNYIENVSYLVTILGFASAGIAIAMKDWFMSILGWLVIVFGGSIHVGDRIRVDMDGKKYVGDVLDISLLRMTILEDITLTSIMQNRRAGRIVFIPNNYVFTQMIANYTHYSLKTVWDGVKITITFDSNHKKAMHLVKEITKKYSKGYTDITRKQLNKLRQHYSLKNTNVEPRIYSFIESNGLDIEAWYLTNAYGTLTLRSVISSEIVDAFNAEDDITIAYPTQKLHVAMQSEEPSEHNHELV from the coding sequence ATGATGCAAATTATAAAAGGAATTTTTTTCATATTTATCCTCGCAGTTCAGCTATGGGCATCTGCTGATACAATTGCAACAGACAACAATGTAACTGATGCGAAGCAGCAAGCAGAGAAACAACGTATTATCCAATCACAGATCAGTGATTATATGACTGAGCTTAATCGACTTGAATCACAGATCTCCGATGAAAATGTCTGGATTAAAAGTTATGCATCTTATTTGACCTCTTTAGATGTGAAAAGTAATCTTGACAAGATAAAAAAAAGAATCAAATGGCTTTCCAAACATGCTAAAACATCAAGTGATATTGATGAACTTAATGGATTGATATCCAAAGAAAATATTTTAACATCACAGGTGGATCAGCTTAAAGGCAAGAGCAGCGCACCCTTTTCAAATTTAATTACCCCGCCGAAACTTGATAAAATTCCAAATATTTCCAATCCGTTTGAGATATTTACAGGACTTTCTCTCATTAAAACCATCGATGCCAATTATGAGGATTATAAAAGAAAGAAAGAGAACCTTAATGAACTCATTATTCTGTTGCGTAAAGAGATCGGGATATATAAAAACCTTTATAAGATCGATCAAAAGAAATACAAAGATATATTGGAAAAGAAACAGACAGAGTTAGAGCGTTTCGAGCGTGCACTTGATACGATGAATGTGACACTCAATGTATATCAAAAACGTCTTGAAATTGCAAAGATAAATATCAATAAAGGTATAGAGAAACAGGTTTACAGACTTGTTAAAATCGGAATTGCTATTTTAGTCGTCTTTTTTATCTTCTTTTTGCTGAAACTCGTTGTCAAAAAGTATATTACAGATAATGAACGCTTCTATATGGCAAATAAGATTATTACCTTTACGAATTTCACAATCATTATTCTTATTCTGTTTTTTAATTATATTGAAAATGTTTCCTATCTGGTGACTATTTTAGGATTTGCTTCAGCAGGTATCGCTATTGCAATGAAAGACTGGTTTATGTCTATTCTTGGCTGGCTTGTTATCGTTTTTGGAGGCAGTATACATGTCGGAGATAGAATTCGTGTTGATATGGACGGCAAAAAATATGTAGGAGATGTTCTTGATATTTCACTGCTTCGCATGACGATCTTAGAAGATATAACACTGACTTCCATTATGCAAAATCGTCGTGCAGGGAGAATTGTTTTTATACCAAATAATTATGTTTTCACGCAGATGATAGCAAACTATACACACTACTCACTCAAGACTGTATGGGATGGTGTGAAAATCACGATCACCTTTGACTCAAATCATAAAAAAGCGATGCACTTAGTCAAAGAGATAACTAAAAAGTATTCGAAAGGATACACCGACATTACCAGAAAACAGCTTAATAAACTACGACAACACTACAGCTTGAAAAATACAAATGTCGAGCCTAGAATTTACTCTTTTATTGAGTCAAACGGGCTTGATATTGAAGCGTGGTACTTGACGAATGCATATGGTACTTTGACACTCAGAAGTGTCATCTCAAGTGAGATAGTCGATGCTTTTAATGCCGAAGATGACATTACCATCGCTTACCCAACGCAAAAACTTCATGTCGCTATGCAGAGTGAAGAACCGAGTGAACACAATCACGAGTTGGTATGA
- the mtaB gene encoding tRNA (N(6)-L-threonylcarbamoyladenosine(37)-C(2))-methylthiotransferase MtaB has product MMKKVYFKTFGCRTNLYDSQVMMSSLKEYEITENEDEADVVVINSCTVTNGADTHVRSYISQLERQGENKKLFLTGCGAHTKGESLLREGRIHGVFGQSEKQKIDNLLKKEQPFYEPGDLNHIDDMVVDEFVGKSRAFIKIQEGCNFRCSYCIIPFVRGDARSMDEARILEQIQRLALNGFGEFILTGTNVGSYGQDTKTSLAKLMKKMSQIRGVRRIRLGSVEPIQITDEFKEILDEPWMEKHMHIALQHTSPKMLKLMNRRNVYRQDRELFEFLADKGYAIGTDFITGFPGESEELWREAMENAKALPLTHLHAFTYSKRDGTPAAHMKPEVNGKLAKERLHEIESLVKSKNYEFRKAHKDELNVLIESYKSGLYHGLDQHFNKIVVKSEEDFLGNWITVSDYEVQKEHNYAII; this is encoded by the coding sequence ATGATGAAAAAGGTATATTTTAAAACATTTGGATGCCGTACAAATCTTTATGATTCACAGGTAATGATGAGTTCGCTCAAAGAGTATGAGATAACTGAAAATGAAGATGAAGCGGATGTAGTCGTCATTAACTCCTGTACAGTTACAAATGGAGCCGATACACATGTCCGTTCTTATATCTCACAACTTGAGAGGCAAGGTGAGAATAAGAAGCTTTTTTTAACAGGATGCGGAGCACATACAAAAGGTGAGTCTCTTTTGCGTGAGGGACGTATTCACGGTGTTTTTGGTCAGAGTGAAAAGCAAAAGATTGATAACCTGCTGAAAAAAGAGCAACCTTTTTATGAGCCGGGTGATCTGAATCATATAGATGATATGGTCGTCGATGAATTTGTCGGCAAGAGCAGGGCATTTATTAAGATTCAGGAAGGGTGTAATTTTCGATGTTCATACTGTATTATTCCTTTTGTTCGCGGTGATGCAAGAAGCATGGATGAAGCGCGTATCTTAGAACAGATTCAAAGACTCGCCCTCAACGGTTTTGGAGAATTTATCCTCACGGGAACTAATGTCGGCTCTTACGGGCAGGATACAAAGACATCACTTGCAAAGCTGATGAAGAAAATGTCTCAGATTCGCGGTGTTCGCAGAATTCGCCTCGGCAGTGTCGAACCGATCCAAATAACCGATGAATTTAAAGAGATACTGGATGAACCGTGGATGGAAAAACATATGCACATTGCCTTGCAGCATACTTCACCAAAAATGCTGAAGCTGATGAATAGACGCAATGTTTACAGACAAGACAGAGAGCTTTTTGAATTTTTGGCTGATAAGGGCTATGCTATTGGTACGGATTTTATTACAGGTTTTCCGGGTGAGAGTGAGGAACTATGGCGTGAGGCGATGGAAAATGCCAAAGCTCTGCCGCTGACACATCTGCATGCCTTTACCTACTCCAAACGTGATGGAACACCTGCTGCACATATGAAACCTGAAGTAAACGGTAAACTTGCAAAAGAGCGTCTTCACGAGATCGAATCACTTGTAAAGAGTAAAAATTATGAATTTCGAAAAGCGCACAAAGATGAGCTTAATGTTCTTATAGAGTCCTATAAGAGTGGTCTCTATCATGGACTTGACCAGCATTTTAACAAAATAGTGGTAAAATCAGAGGAAGATTTTTTGGGTAACTGGATAACAGTTTCGGACTATGAAGTGCAAAAGGAACATAACTATGCCATCATCTAA
- a CDS encoding AAA family ATPase has protein sequence MPSSKTNRIALIASAFVIIALILFAMLRDNADAITLNQANSLLQSKSVKKVIVTKEYVYLKTDNGYYKIASSQVTPRMFVDYKVEVGSESNIIAIILFLVLFLGLGSLLVKFLQNRGVFGDIRFKRSDETNNASSSLLELNSPIEAMKSDVSFSDIGGISDVKIELEEIIDFMKNPKRYKNFGARMPRGVLLVGPPGVGKTMIAKAVASAADVPFFYQSGASFVQIYVGMGAKRVHELFAAAKKNAPAIIFIDEIDAVGKKRDGQRNDEREATLNQLLTEMDGFEGSSGVIVIAATNKIDILDSALLRAGRFDRRIFVELPTKREREAILMKYLQKVPHELDVKVIANMTVGFNGAALAALVNEAALLALRQNDFHVTLEHFYQVKDKVMFGKKKLQMLNEKQKAYRITYQAGKVVVATYFDLPFEKLMLSNEKLTPSTDEPFIKEELEARVKMLIAGTVACDMRFNEHASSAKADLDEAKEITLKMCQEYGMGTAIIPESNEEELMLKRLYEETTLLLESLGEVIQNVESVLQERESISKEEVKKYINAIF, from the coding sequence ATGCCATCATCTAAAACAAATCGTATCGCACTTATCGCTTCTGCTTTTGTCATTATAGCACTCATTCTTTTTGCCATGCTGCGTGATAATGCCGATGCAATTACACTCAATCAGGCAAATTCATTACTACAGAGTAAAAGTGTCAAAAAGGTCATTGTTACAAAAGAGTATGTTTATCTCAAAACAGATAACGGCTATTATAAGATAGCATCATCACAAGTAACGCCTAGAATGTTCGTTGACTATAAAGTAGAGGTCGGCAGCGAATCCAATATTATTGCCATTATCTTATTTTTAGTACTCTTTTTGGGGTTAGGATCTCTTCTTGTAAAATTTTTGCAAAACAGGGGTGTGTTTGGAGATATTCGTTTTAAAAGAAGTGATGAAACAAATAATGCTTCTAGTTCTTTACTCGAGTTAAACTCTCCTATTGAAGCGATGAAGAGTGATGTGAGTTTTAGTGATATAGGCGGTATTTCTGATGTCAAAATTGAGCTTGAAGAGATTATCGACTTTATGAAAAATCCAAAACGTTATAAAAATTTTGGTGCGCGCATGCCGCGAGGTGTCCTTTTAGTAGGCCCTCCGGGGGTTGGAAAAACGATGATAGCCAAAGCAGTTGCCAGTGCAGCTGATGTTCCGTTCTTTTATCAAAGCGGAGCTTCTTTTGTCCAGATATATGTTGGAATGGGAGCAAAAAGAGTACATGAACTTTTTGCAGCTGCAAAGAAAAATGCACCGGCTATTATTTTCATCGATGAGATCGATGCTGTAGGAAAAAAACGAGACGGGCAGAGAAATGACGAACGAGAAGCGACACTCAATCAACTGCTTACCGAAATGGACGGGTTTGAAGGTTCAAGCGGGGTCATTGTCATAGCAGCAACAAATAAGATAGATATTTTAGATTCTGCACTGCTTCGTGCCGGACGTTTTGATAGACGTATCTTTGTAGAGCTACCGACAAAACGTGAGCGTGAGGCAATTTTGATGAAATATCTACAAAAGGTACCACATGAACTTGATGTCAAAGTAATTGCTAATATGACAGTTGGGTTTAATGGTGCCGCACTTGCTGCTCTTGTGAACGAAGCGGCACTTTTGGCATTGCGTCAAAATGATTTTCATGTCACGCTAGAGCATTTTTATCAGGTCAAAGACAAAGTCATGTTTGGTAAAAAGAAACTGCAGATGCTTAATGAAAAACAAAAAGCATACCGCATTACCTATCAGGCAGGAAAAGTTGTTGTTGCAACCTATTTTGACCTGCCGTTTGAAAAGCTTATGCTCTCAAATGAAAAGCTTACACCTTCTACAGATGAGCCTTTTATTAAAGAAGAGCTTGAGGCTCGTGTGAAGATGCTCATTGCTGGTACGGTTGCCTGTGATATGAGATTTAATGAACATGCAAGCAGTGCTAAAGCAGATCTCGATGAAGCAAAAGAGATCACACTGAAAATGTGTCAGGAGTATGGAATGGGAACGGCAATCATTCCTGAATCCAATGAAGAAGAGCTTATGTTAAAGCGTCTTTATGAAGAGACGACACTGCTTTTGGAGTCATTAGGTGAAGTAATTCAAAATGTTGAAAGTGTCTTGCAGGAGCGTGAAAGTATCAGCAAAGAAGAGGTTAAAAAGTATATCAATGCGATTTTTTAG
- the bioV gene encoding pimelyl-ACP methyl ester esterase BioV codes for MRFFSGFSLQNEQHFFTPFIKESDYSVCGFSYGAIKAFEYVQKALREGKRVDTLQLFSPAFFQSKDEKFKRLQLMAYRKNEDAYLAQFINACFLPYERQDVARSVTVIEELEELLNYEWNFESLRELCRSGVAIEVYLGGKDQIVDADAAKEFFLDVATVTYIKDGNHFLLTL; via the coding sequence ATGCGATTTTTTAGCGGTTTTTCTCTGCAAAATGAGCAGCACTTTTTCACTCCTTTTATTAAAGAGAGTGATTATAGTGTCTGCGGGTTTAGTTATGGAGCTATAAAAGCTTTTGAATATGTTCAAAAAGCTTTGCGTGAGGGAAAAAGAGTTGATACACTGCAGCTTTTTTCTCCGGCATTCTTTCAAAGTAAAGATGAGAAATTTAAGCGTCTGCAGTTAATGGCTTACAGAAAAAATGAAGATGCTTATCTTGCACAGTTTATCAATGCCTGTTTTTTACCGTATGAGCGTCAAGATGTTGCGCGGAGTGTAACTGTTATAGAAGAGCTCGAAGAACTTTTAAATTATGAGTGGAATTTTGAGTCTTTGCGTGAGCTGTGTAGGTCTGGCGTTGCGATTGAAGTATATCTCGGTGGAAAAGATCAGATAGTCGATGCTGATGCTGCTAAAGAGTTCTTTTTGGATGTGGCAACGGTTACATATATAAAAGATGGAAATCATTTTTTACTGACACTATAG